Proteins found in one Takifugu rubripes chromosome 15, fTakRub1.2, whole genome shotgun sequence genomic segment:
- the cfap58 gene encoding cilia- and flagella-associated protein 58: protein MEETAEEHMSESMQEFYTILDELVGDQSVDQVRLEFEKLIQALKKSRENEKRLMSKCRELNAEIVSSSTKVSAALQLSQDDQTTITSLKRELDKAWKMVDAANDKEKRDKEAIKNLKDEIAKLMEQAKQSDPSAEQEQIDLLNPIEALTKERDQLLTTAEDLREKLKETISKQQEIDVQRDAALENIAQLQQQLQEQQNEISRETRLKEKLDKEVKKLHEDMEAKAGDIRALTVQLQRATEEQQRLEQQLKELKLLNERCSRELEQMQQKNSKLQQDCEQVSADKERLSLDNLQNTNELKRREEEMTQMRQKISKQAKMREVLQKKLHQLEEQKADVEVERDTLKVQIPALEKDLESCHKQVETDKKAIDELIRERDNLNKNLVKSTQSTERQQNLVKLLEQDKKTLEHEITGHRQEAQRQQKTIQQLEKERDRYINETNSLMQKVQQKMSEVEVREKELFDWRKTVSEVECKLTQQENLLECTVKERNLYSRNLIEAQEEIAEIKRKMKTMNNQVTRLRDEISGKELALAKDEQERKRLDKDNEALKGELQQMKLQLEETKQHVDGQKAEQQNLQKIIADADAQHVQQKKQMEQVGRERDNLAKQLLHRNEERKLLYEKIKIQLSILSKGDFHYKERMEDIHLLKLEVKRLQRKKSILDKTVPNTEDLRRELFHLQRELLRERTRNSVLLEQRKPVNIHRWRCLEGSDPGKYELIMKIQSLQKRLIAKSQELEERELLLQEKEKLYVELKQILARQPGPEAAEQLQQHKWLLRDKASKLKALTAQVRVLDRRMSEYRCENQRLADELTNVKKKYLSQKKLHSQNRSSTRPQMDQLEALPPLNNRSNFTGGGFRVENPMRR from the exons ATGGAG gagacagcagaggagcacaTGTCTGAGTCCATGCAGGAGTTCTACACAATTCTGGATGAACTGGTCGGGGACCAGAGTGTTGACCAGGTCAGACTGGAGTTTGAGAAGCTGATCCAGGCTCTGAAGAAGTCCAGAGAGAATGAAAAGAGGCTGATGTCTAAATGCAGAGAGCTCAACGCAGAGATCGTGTCCAGTTCCACTAAAGTGTCGGCTGCTCTCCAGCTGTCCCAGGATGATCAGACCACCATAACCTCCCTAAAGAGG GAGCTAGATAAAGCATGGAAGATGGTTGATGCTGCTAATGATAAAGAGAAGAGGGACAAGGAGGCCATCAAGAATTTAAAAGATGAGATAGCCAAGCTCATGGAACAGGCCAAACAAAGTGATCCATctgcagaacaggagcagat TGATCTATTAAACCCGATTGAGGCGTTGACTAAAGAGAGGGATCAGCTGCTGACCACTGCTGAGGACCTGAgagaaaaactgaaagaaaCCATCAGCAAACAACAGGAAATTGATGTCCAGCGAGATGCAGCTTTAGAGAACATAGCTCAG CTCCAGCAACAACTCCAAGAGCAACAGAATGAGATTTCCAGAGAAACCAGGTTGAAGGAGAAGTTGGACAAGGAGGTCAAGAAGCTGCATGAAGACATGGAGGCCAAGGCAGGAGACATCAGGGCTTTGACTGTGCAGCTTCAGAGAgccacagaggagcagcagaggctggagcagcagctcaaagAGCTGAAG CTGTTGAATGAGCgctgcagcagagagctggAACAGATGCAGCAGAAGAACAGCAAGCTGCAGCAGGATTGTGAGCAAGTCTCAGCTGATAAAGAACGTCTCTCTCTGGACAATCTTCAGAACACGAATGAGCTtaag aggagagaagaggagatgacCCAGATGAGGCAGAAGAtttcaaaacaagcaaaaatgcGGGAAGTCCTGCAGAAGAAGctccatcagctggaggagcagaaagcTGATGTGGAGGTGGAAAGAGATACACTAAAAGTTCAGATCCCTGCTCTGGAGAAAG ATCTAGAATCCTGTCACAAACAAGTTGAGACGGACAAAAAGGCCATAGATGAGCTGATCAGAGAAAGAGACAACTTAAATAAG AACCTGGTCAAATCCACCCAATCAACGGAGAGGCAGCAGAATCTCGTAAAGCTCCTTGaacaggacaaaaaaaccctGGAACATGAGATTACTGGACACCGTCAAGAGGCTCAGAGGCAGCAAAAGACCATCCAGCAGCTGGAAAAAGAACGTGACCGCTACATCAATGAGACCAACAGCTTAATGCAGAAG GTCCAACAAAAAATGAGTGAAGTTGAagtgagagagaaggagctATTTGACTGGAGGAAGACGGTCTCAGAGGTGGAGTGCAAGCTCACACAACAGGAGAACCTGCTGGAGTGCACAGTGAAGGAGAGGAACCTGTACAGCAGAAACCTCATTGAGGCTCAG GAGGAGATtgcagaaataaagagaaagatGAAAACCATGAACAATCAGGTCACCAGACTGAGAGATGAAATCAGTGGGAAGGAGTTGGCCCTGGCGAAGGATGAGCAGGAACGCAAGCGTTTAGACAAGGACAATGAGGCTCTCAAG GGGGAGCTGCAACAGATGAAGCTCCAGCTTGAAGAAACAAAGCAGCATGTTGACGGTCaaaaagcagagcagcaaaacCTGCAAAAGATTATAGCCGATGCCGACGCTCAGCATGTGCAGCAGAAAAAGCAAATGGAACAG GTTGGCCGAGAGCGGGACAACTTGGCCAAGCAGCTGCTTCACCGCAACGAGGAGCGGAAGCTTCTGTATGAGAAGATCAAAATCCAGCTGTCAATCCTCAGTAAAGGTGACTTCCACTAcaaagagaggatggaggatATCCACTTGCTCAAACTGGAGGTTAAAAGACTCCAGCGCAAGAAGAGCATCCTGGACAAAACTGTGCCCAACACAGAGGACCTCAG ACGAGAActgttccacctgcagagggagctgTTGAGGGAGAGGACGAGGAACAGTGTCCTTTTGGAGCAGAGAAAACCCGTCAACATTCACAGATGGAGATGTCTGGAG GGCAGTGACCCCGGAAAGTATGAGCTCATCATGAAGATTCAATCGCTACAAAAGCGACTGATTGCAAAAAGCCAGGAGTTGGAGGAACGTGAACTCCTTCTACAG gagaaggagaagctgtaCGTGGAACTGAAGCAGATTCTGGCCCGCCAGCCCGGTCCGGAGGCAGCtgaacagctacagcagcataaGTGGCTGCTCAGAGATAAAGCTTCAAAGTTGAAG GCACTGACAGCACAGGTGAGAGTACTGGACCGCAGGATGAGTGAGTACAGATGTGAGAATCAGAGGCTGGCTGATGAGCTCACTAATGTCAAGAAGAAGTACCTGAGTCAGAAGAAGCTTCACAG CCAAAACAGGTCCAGTACCAGGCCACAGATGGACCAGCTGGAAGCTCTGCCCCCACTCAACAACAGGTCCAACTTTACCGGAGGAGGCTTCAGAGTTGAGAATCCTATGAGGAGATGA
- the fez1 gene encoding fasciculation and elongation protein zeta-1, with protein sequence MEAPLVCLDEEFDDLRPCHMDELDHPALSHSSYSTTTVPLATISREDFSELENFSEMMSFKSMEDLVNEFDEKLNVCFHNYNTKTEVLAPIRNQSHNQEDEERLQDEDVWDALTDNYISTWDSQDAEGLNGNLSDQEIHEKEEQEMNEKNDNASCLSDEPLISADQVIEEIVEMMENSPDPGETEEEDEEEHSHCSSRTNPSLLEEIKQLSQASNNNCSHEGLMLMPSSALVELLHRVESAIREYSEELISQLARREELEFEKEVKNTFITALMEVQNRQKEQRESGKRRRRDKALSLQGGGSDSTEKTGSMPTKRFSMEGLSNILQSSIRQTFGSTANEKQYLNTVIPFEKKGSPLSVEDLQMITKILYAMREDSEKVPVLLTDYILKVLCPT encoded by the exons ATGGAGGCCCCTCTTGTGTGTCTAGATGAGGAGTTTGATGACCTGCGGCCATGCCATATGGATGAATTGGACCACCCGGCGCTCAGCCACTCCAGTTACTCCACCACCACTGTCCCACTGGCCACCATCAGCCGTGAGGACTTCTCAGAATTGGAGAACTTCTCTGAGATGATGAGCTTCAAGTCCATGGAGGACCTTGTCAATGAGTTTGATGAGAAGCTCAATGTCTGTTTCCACAATTACAACACCAAAACGGAGGTTTTAGCGCCTATTCGCAACCAGTCACACaaccaggaggatgaggagaggctgcaggatgAAGA tgtgtgGGATGCTCTAACTGACAACTATATCTCCACCTGGGACAGTCAGGACGCTGAGGGACTCAACGGTAATCTTTCTGATCAGGAG ATCCATGAAAAAGAGGAACAGGAGATGAATGAGAAGAATGACAATGCCAGCTGCCTGAGCGATGAACCTCTCATCTCAGCTGATCAG GTGATTGAGGAGATtgtggagatgatggagaacTCTCCAGATCCTGGAGAAAccgaagaggaagatgaagaggaacatAGCCATTGCTCCTCCAGGACCAACCCTTCCCTCCTGGAGGAGATCAAGCAGCTGTCTCAGGCTTCTAATAACAACTGTTCTCATGAAG GCCTGATGCTGATGCCGAGTTCAGCACTTGTGGAACTGCTGCATCGGGTGGAGTCTGCCATCCGTGAATACTCCGAGGAGCTGATCAGCCAGCTGGCCCGGCGTGAAGAGCTGGAGTTTGAGAAGGAGGTGAAGAATACATTCATCACAGCCCTGATGGAGGTGCAGAACAGGCAGAAGGAACAACGAGAAAGTGGCAAACGCCGGCGCCGGGACAAGGCGCTGAGCCTGCAGGGTGGAGGGTCGGACTCGACAGAGAAGACTGGGAGCATGCCCACCAAG CGTTTTAGCATGGAAGGCCTCTCAAACATCCTGCAGTCCAGCATCCGACAGACATTTGGAAGTACAGCCAACGAGAAACAG TATCTGAACACAGTTATTCCATTTGAAAAGAAAGGCAGCCCTCTTTCTGTGGAGGACCTGCAGATGATCACAAAGA TTCTTTATGCTATGAGGGAGGACAGTGAGAAGGTGCCTGTGCTGCTGACTGACTACATACTGAAAG TCCTCTGTCCTACCTAA
- the esama gene encoding endothelial cell adhesion molecule a — MMEVCRSWRKVTLLILTFLSDTWAEIIIPQTSIDVIKGEMVVLKVSYRTNLNHDLSTDTILWNFVSNKTQLIISYTKGSMSVSSSQFKGRVGFISSMPSSDVSLYINNTQENDSGRYFCQIIIPENPDLTAELKLDVKVPPAPPRCSLSGKPALKGNVTLSCTSSYGTPVPMYKWKRTSPTSEVFFSPMLNEKTGSLKLSNLSNSMAGTYVCTASNSAGSKSCNIKLDIITSSSAGVIVGATLGSVFGFIFLLVLCMWFVLRRRRDNEDDLANDIKEDAQAPKRVSWAKSGMGPDIISKNGTLSSIASSPHHKELYHHNNHHHHLQQYPQRPPSDTASIITATGSTAGYRPSHHQHLHHHGASTPTPTHYSYNNSSLPRGPLSSETSTSGSPLPRPERNAQLPHAQVLPQTYSQPQAAPSPPPLPTSTITTANITRMGGVPIMVPAQNQAGSLV; from the exons ACACATGGGCTGAAATCATAATTCCTCAGACCAGTATAGATGTGATCAAGGGGGAGATGGTGGTCCTAAAGGTCTCGTACAGGACAAATCTAAACCATGACCTGAGCACGGACACCATCCTCTGGAACTTTGTTTCCAACAAAACTCAGCTG ATCATCTCCTACACCAAAGGCTCCATGAGCGTGAGCAGCTCCCAGTTTAAAGGCCGGGTGGGCTTCATCAGCAGCATGCCATCGTCTGACGTCTCCCTGTACATCAACAACACCCAGGAGAACGACTCTGGACGCTACTTCTGTCAGATCATCATCCCTGAAAACCCTGACCTCACCGCCGAGCTCAAGCTCGACGTGAAGG ttcctcctgctcctcctcggtGTTCTCTGTCAGGGAAGCCGGCGCTGAAGGGAAACGTGACGCTGAGCTGCACGTCCAGCTATGGCACGCCGGTGCCCATGTACAAGTGGAAGAGGACCAGTCCCACATCTGAGGTCTTCTTCTCACCCATGCTCA atgagaaaacaggaagtctgaAACTGAGCAACCTGAGCAACAGCATGGCTGGGACATACGTTTGCACAGCCAGCAACTCAGCTGGATccaagagctgcaacatcaagTTGGACATCATCACTT CCAGCAGTGCAGGGGTGATTGTCGGCGCCACTCTGGGTTCGGTGTTtggcttcatcttcctcctcgtcctctgcATGTGGTTTGTGCTcagaaggaggagagacaaCGAAGATGACTTGGCCAATGACATCAA GGAGGACGCTCAGGCTCCTAAACGTGTCTCCTGGGCAAAGAGCGGAATGGGCCCTGACATCATCTCCAAGAACGGCACCTTGTCCTCCATTGCCTCCAGCCCCCACCACAAAGAGCTGTATCACCacaacaaccaccaccaccatctgcAGCAGTACCCCCAGCGCCCTCCTTCAGACACCGCCTCCATCATCACAGCCACGGGCAGCACAGCTGGCTACCGGCCGTCCCACCACCAACACTTGCACCACCACGGAGCCTCCACCCCGACCCCCACCCACTACAGCTACAACAACAGCAGTTTGCCTCGCGGGCCCCTCTCCTCTGAGACCAGCACCAGTGGGAGCCCCCTCCCCAGACCAGAGCGTAACGCCCAGCTGCCCCACGCTCAAGTGCTGCCGCAGACCTACAGCCAACCGCAggctgccccctccccaccaccactgCCCACCTCCACAATCACCACTGCCAACATCACCCGCATGGGTGGCGTGCCCATCATGGTGCCTGCACAGAACCAGGCAGGTTCTCTGGTGTGA